A stretch of DNA from Bacillus sp. NP157:
AAGCCGCAGTTCATGAGCCCGACGCAGATGAAGCACGTGACCAGCAAGATCAAGGAAGCGGGCAACGAACGCATCATCCTCTGCGAACGCGGTGCGCAGTTCGGCTACGACAACCTGGTAGTCGACATGCTCGGTTTCCGCGAGATGGTGGAGTCGACCGGCGGTTACCCGGCCATCTTCGACGTGACGCATAGCCTGCAGCGCCGCGATGCCGGCAGCGAAGCCAGCGGCGGCCGTCGTCGCCAGGTGGTCGAGCTTGCCCGTGCAGGCATGGCGGTCGGCATCGGCGGCCTGTTCCTGGAAGCCCACGCGGATCCCGACCACGCCCGCTGCGATGGCCCCAGCGCCCTGCCGCTCACGGCGCTGGAACCGTTCCTCACCCAGATCAAGGCCATCGACGACCTGGTGAAGGGCTTCGCCCCGTTGGACATTCGCTAAGCCCGACACGCAAAAAAAAAGCACCCTGGCAAGCCAGGGTGCTCCGCCCCGCCGTCGGGGAGGGGGTGGTTCCGACGACGAAGGCTTTAAAACCGGTACATCACCGAGCCGAAGATCGTGCTCGTGCTGTCCTTGTCGACCATCGGGCTATCCGCGACGGTGTCCGGCAGCGCGGCATAGCGAAAGCCCGCCGCGACGGTCCAGTGGCGGCCGAGCATCTGCACCAGGCTCAGGTCGACGTAGGGGCTGTTGCCACCCTTTGCGCGATAGCCAGGCAGGCCGCTTTTCAGCGCATCGCCACGATCGACACCGAAGTAATAGTTGTTCATCTCGGCGCTGTTGCGCGTCACGCCCACGCGGGGCGTGAGGATCATGCCGCCCTTGCGGATCGGGAAGGCGTAGCTTGCGTCGGCCACCGTGCCGCCGCCGTGGCCGGTCAGTTCCTTCTGGAAACTCGCCTGCACCACGCCCCACTCCGCATCGCCATAACGCCATGCGACGCCGGCAAGGCCGGAAATATCGCGATCGGAAAGGCGCCGCAACCGGGCGTCGTCGCTGTCCTTGCCACGAAAACGAAACCCGAGCGGGCTGGCGATCAACGACAGCTCGGATGCCTGCGTGTTGTACAGACGGAAACCGACGGTGGCCCCGCGCAGGTAGATGCGCTTGCCTTCATAGCTCAGCGCCGGAAGCGCGATGGCATCGGTCTTGTAGTCGCGATACGGCGATTCATTGGCCACGACCATCGCGCCGACGCCCCACGATGAGGTGCGGGGTGCCTCCTGGGCGGGCGCCGCGACAGGCAGGGCAACGGCGGCAACGGCGGCGGCAAGGCGAGCGTGGCGGGAGTAAACGTGGACCATCGGCGAACTCACGGGGGGATATGGCACCCGATGATCGCCTGCCGAACATTGTGGGAACCTTGCGCCCTCCTGTCCTCGCGCCACGACGAATAAATCCTATGCGCCGCCACGCCATGGTGCGCACCGGGCCAGACCACACGTTGGGCTGTGGCCGATCGGCCTAACACCCAACAGGAAACCTCCATGTCCAGGCTCAATGGAAAAATCGCCGTCGTCACCGGCGGCAATAGCGGCATCGGCTTCGCGAGCGCAAAGCAATTCGCCGACGAAGGCGCGCGGGTGTACATCACCGGCCGCCGCCAGGCCGAGCTCGATGAATCGGTGAAGAAGATCGGTGCCGCAGCGTCGGCCGTGCAGACCGACGTGACCCGCCTCGATGACCTCGATCGCCTGTATGACACCATCAAGGCCGACGCGGGTCGCATCGACGTGCTCATGCTGAACGCCGCATTCGGTGAATTCCTCCCCCTGGGCGAGATCACCGAAGAGCACTACGAGTCGACGTTCAACACCAACGTCCGTGCCGTGATCTTCGGCCTGCAAAAGGCGCTCCCACTGCTGGCGGACGGTGCGTCGGTGATCATCACCGGCTCGATCGCAGGGTTCTCCGGCATCCCGAATTTCTCGGTCTACGGCGCGACCAAGGGGGCACTACGCGCCTTTGTTCGTTCCGCCATCGTTGACCTGAAAGACCGGGGAATCCGCGTCAACGTGCTTTCGCCCGGCCACACGTCAACACCCGCCCTGGATCGACTCGTCCCCGTGGAATACCAGGAAGCCGCGCTTACCAGCATGGTGCCTGCGGGTCGCCTCGGCACACCCCAGGACATGGCGAATGCGGCCCTGTTCCTGGCCAGCGCGGACAGCAGCTACGTCAATGGCGCTGAGTTGGTGGTGGACGGCGGCGTGAAGCAGATCTGATCTAGTGGCTCAGGGCCGGGATGGTGCGGAATTTTTCCTGCAGGAACTCGGTGAAGACCAGCGCCTTGCGTGGCTGGCGGCGACCGAGGGGCGTGATCGCGCTGATCGGCACGGCCGCCGGCGCGTAGTCCTGCAGGACATGCACCAGCCGGCCCTGGGCGATATCCGCAGCGTAAAGCCAGCCTGGGTTATGGCCCATGCCCAGGCTGTTTAGCACGGCGCTACGCAGGTATTCCGCGTCGTTGCTACGCACTCGGGCCTGCGGATCGCAGGCGAGCACGTTGCCACCGTCGAGGAACTGCCAGGGTCGTGCCGCATCCTGGAAAAGAAACACGGCACAAGGCTTGTGCTCCACCTCCCGCGGATGCGTGGGCAGGCCGTGTCGCTGGAAATACGCAGGGGTCCCCACCGTCGCATGGCGCACTCCGCCGATTCGACGTGCCACCAATGATGAATCCAGAAGCGGCCCAATGCGGATCGCGAGGTCGACGCCATCGCCGACCAGGTTCGCGTGGCGATGCGAGATGTCGAAATCGATGCTCACATCGGGATACAGCGCGAAGAATTCAGCGAGGAACGGCATGACGTAGAAACGGCCGAATGCGGGGGAAAGTGCGACCCGCAGCAAACCCGATGGCGCGACCTGACCGCGTCCGATACGCGCTTCTGCATCGTCGATGCCGTCGATCACGCGCGCTGCTGCGTCGTAGTAGTCCTGCCCTGCCTCGGTCAGGCTCAGGCGCCGGGTCGTGCGCCG
This window harbors:
- the kdsA gene encoding 3-deoxy-8-phosphooctulonate synthase, producing the protein MNVSIAPGVDVGNRLPFVLFGGINVLEDLDSTLHAAAHYVDVTRKLGIPYVFKGSFDKANRSSIHSYRGVGLEEGLRIFERVKAEFGIPVITDVHEVAQAPVVAEVVDVLQIPAFLARQTDLVVAIARTGRAVNIKKPQFMSPTQMKHVTSKIKEAGNERIILCERGAQFGYDNLVVDMLGFREMVESTGGYPAIFDVTHSLQRRDAGSEASGGRRRQVVELARAGMAVGIGGLFLEAHADPDHARCDGPSALPLTALEPFLTQIKAIDDLVKGFAPLDIR
- a CDS encoding MipA/OmpV family protein, which codes for MVHVYSRHARLAAAVAAVALPVAAPAQEAPRTSSWGVGAMVVANESPYRDYKTDAIALPALSYEGKRIYLRGATVGFRLYNTQASELSLIASPLGFRFRGKDSDDARLRRLSDRDISGLAGVAWRYGDAEWGVVQASFQKELTGHGGGTVADASYAFPIRKGGMILTPRVGVTRNSAEMNNYYFGVDRGDALKSGLPGYRAKGGNSPYVDLSLVQMLGRHWTVAAGFRYAALPDTVADSPMVDKDSTSTIFGSVMYRF
- a CDS encoding SDR family oxidoreductase, giving the protein MSRLNGKIAVVTGGNSGIGFASAKQFADEGARVYITGRRQAELDESVKKIGAAASAVQTDVTRLDDLDRLYDTIKADAGRIDVLMLNAAFGEFLPLGEITEEHYESTFNTNVRAVIFGLQKALPLLADGASVIITGSIAGFSGIPNFSVYGATKGALRAFVRSAIVDLKDRGIRVNVLSPGHTSTPALDRLVPVEYQEAALTSMVPAGRLGTPQDMANAALFLASADSSYVNGAELVVDGGVKQI
- a CDS encoding LysR family transcriptional regulator, whose amino-acid sequence is MDKLGVMELFIRVADTGSFSRAAAALGVSQSTVSKQVAALEARLGAQLLRRTTRRLSLTEAGQDYYDAAARVIDGIDDAEARIGRGQVAPSGLLRVALSPAFGRFYVMPFLAEFFALYPDVSIDFDISHRHANLVGDGVDLAIRIGPLLDSSLVARRIGGVRHATVGTPAYFQRHGLPTHPREVEHKPCAVFLFQDAARPWQFLDGGNVLACDPQARVRSNDAEYLRSAVLNSLGMGHNPGWLYAADIAQGRLVHVLQDYAPAAVPISAITPLGRRQPRKALVFTEFLQEKFRTIPALSH